The segment CTTGTCAACAGTATCTTTCGAATGTTTTTCACTTTGTGCCTTTTTGCTCAGAGCGACTCCGTTGCTTATTTAAATTCTCAAAGTGGGGGTTGGGTgtttagaagaagaagagtgttGTTGAGAGAAATAAAGGTACCAAACAGAGGTGTGGTGGTTTGTGCTAACGCAGAATTGGAGCTCCCAGGAGATGCAGAGagtggagggagagggagaggactaGGATTGAGGGGGAGAATACATCAGCAACAGATGAAACGGAGGCTTGAGGATGCAGAAGGTGCTGGGGAAGAGGGATGCTTGCGGGGGAGGAGATACAGTAGATATTGATGAGCTGTGCTCTTTGGCTGATGGATTGGAAGAGGAAGTGCAGTTTGctggctgtgtgtctgtggtcgGGACGGGAGGAGCAGCTCTCTGAGAGGATGCAGAGCTGACTGGTTGAAACCAGCCTGCCGGAGTGGAGTGGGAGCATTTAAGTGGTGTCATGTCTGTCTGAAATTATTTTGTCTCATCTCAGATTGACACGTCTGACCCGGCGTGTCTGAAACTCGGACTGCATCTTTGAACACATGCTGGTGTTTGGACACTTCCTGCTGGGGAATGTCATCCTGgatcatttgtcatttttatgtgtcTGAGCCACCGGGAATGAGCTCATTATTACAGCGGTTACAGGAGGAAAAGATCTTTTCTCTCAGGAGAAATGCAGAGGCAGTTTCATATTTTTTGCACAATAGAGACtttcatatatttttgattAGGGGTATAAACGAAAAATCTGCAGGGCTCTGAGTTAGAGAGCCGTTTCAATTTACAGTCACTGTTTATCTTCCAAGAAATTCAATTTGCACTGATACAGTCATAGTAAAAACCAAGCTTACGCACAGTGCTGGATCTAACATATTCAGCACCCTAGGCAAGGCCCCCACAATAGCTAATGAGAAATCAGCACAGCTAAACAacttaaataacaataaataacaaacaaaagagaATATGGTATGTGcaatttttcattgtttttccacTGTGCCCCAGATGGCTTTTTCCTTTCCATTTTCTCTTACTCTTATGTTCATTTTTTTGAATGTCCCCCCTCTGGGTGACGCCCTAGGTGGCTGCCCATGTTGCTTATCTGGAAAACACCACATAAATTCACCTCAATTAAAACTGCAAACTAGAACAGAGCTGCAAAAATTTGTTGATTAATCGTTTCATTGCCTGACAGAAATGTCAATTGTGAATGTAATTTTTCTGGTTTTGGTTTGCTCAACTTTTGCCCTTTTCACAGTTTCTtatgttttatacatccaacAGTTAACCAATTTATTGAGAACATAATCAGCACATTATTCagttatgaaaataactgttagttgcagccctcaACTAGAAATCTAGATGTAGATGAAAACATTATTGAACACAGAAGAGGCCCCACCCAGTGCTTGGCAACCACTGAACAAGAATCTCTGCTGATCTGCTCCATAAGCACTTAACCCAAATTACCTGCTCCACTGAATTGTTAACTGTTTGAGTCTTCAGCTGTCaagtgtggctgtgtgtgggAGAAAATGGCTGCTGGGGTCTTGACATATACACGGCACTTAATGAGCCTCCGACAACCCTCCAAAAGCTCTGTTCCCCCCCTCTTGTCAGCAGAAATGGTGCAGTCCGCTAATTACAAATTAAAGTGCTATCCACCTGAGGTGGCTGCTTCCATTAGGCTGTCCTAGGGGCAGTTGATGGCAGCTGCAAGTCCCACTGGGAGCTGCCCCCCTTTACTGGTTTTTAATCCTCCTGTCTGTGATTTCTGTTTGTATCAGAAAGGTGTTAGCGTGATCGTAAAGCCGCACCCCAACAGCCAAACATATCCTCCATCTTCCACCACCTTCTCTTTCCTTTCATCTGACAGAGTCTCACTGTTTACTATTCCTACTCagcccctctcttcctctgttttaTTCACCCCCTGCTGCGCTCCCACCCTctcccacttcctcctcagggAAGGGGTTAACAAGGCCATCAGAGAGTAGTGAGCGCTACATCAGAGAGTTGATCATATTACTGTGGCGTCTGCCAGTCTGCAGGGCAGAAAgcgagacacagagagaagatgAGGAGAGAGTGAGTGGGGAATATGAGTGAGGGAGAGGATTTGGATTAATCATACTGTACACCGTACCCCACCACGGAGAAGCTCTTTCACTGTAAATCTCATTTCTGGCTTTGCTACTGTAGCCTGCTGCAAATCATGAATCAACGTGGCACACTTCAGGCCCCACAGGCCTTGTGCTCTGGGTGATGGATTATGCCACACTATGACAGTTGGCATGCAAATCTCCACCATGAGGCAGTGTACCTTGACAGAACACGGCAGCCATGTGCAAAAGCAGAATATTTCACAAGCTGCAGTGCGTTGCAGATATTTTTGCCGTTCTCCCTGCAGGGACTGCTGCTGAACTCTGGGCTCACATTACAAAGTAGTAGATGCCAAAAATacaggaatgaaaaaaatcaaggtTAGACAAGGTTGgttgttcttttcttttctgttttttcaccGTCTGCCCTTTGGAGCACTTTGTCCCTCCCTATTGAGCAGGGCACAGATTGCCAAATACAACTTGATTTAATTTGCTTCACTGTCATTAACTTTTTGGACCATAAATGGACCAGGGGTGGACGCGCATATTGCTGTGTTGGGCTGATAAGCTAAACCCTTTGCTATCAGCTGTTATCCATAAGCCACAGATGACAAAGATaagaaacaaaccaaaaaatattcCAACATCTCTTGTAAATCCAGGCGTCTTTGCTTTCTGAATTACCTGAAAAGCAGTATGTTTTGCGGTGAATGGCTGAGAGGCAGTAGGGCGTTGGTCTGACTGTGTTAATAAATAATAGACTAAAATGAAATGCATGGCTAATGATGTGTGGAGAATCCTGTGGGGATGGCAGCATCTTGGCTGTTGGGGAAATTAGGCCAAAAAAAGGACACATCTATCCTGCTCCCCTCGCGGCTCGGTGAAAACAAAGGCCACAAAATGCTTAGAAAACCCAGGGCGGCTCAGCTCCACGAGACATCCTTTGATGAGGTTTTCTTTTTGGAAGACTTGATGAATAATTATTCCTCCGAAATCTGGATATTTACATCAAGGGCCTCCTGTGGAGGTAGAAGTGGGTTAAtgatgtttcatgtttttgtatgttAGTAGGTTAatgatattttgtgtgtgtgtgtgtgtgtgtgcatgtgtgttttagtagtttacatacacacatagtCATGTTTCATATTTTCTCCACAGCTTACAAAGAGAAGATGAAGGAGATTTCAGTTCTCTCGCTGATCTGCTCTTGTCTGTACCCTGAGACCCGCAAAAACATCATGGGTGACTTTGAAGGTACAAAAAATTCATTTTTCATCTTCTTTATCAAACATACTTGAAGTCATACAGAGGCAACAAAgggtttttctgtctgtctttctgtcttgttAATGCACACATATGCAGACATGGACATCAAGCCCATTAACAAGCGAGCCTCAGGCCAGGCCTTTGAGGTCATTCTGAAGCCAGTATCCCCTGTGTCTGATGTTGCCCACTGCATTACCACCCCCCCAAAGAGGGACATTTCCCTGGATGACATCCAGAAGAAACTGGATGCAGCTGAGGACCGGAGGAGAGTAAGAATGTTTCCAATCATTTTCATCATGCCCAgctgccacaaaaaaaacaaaaaaacaacctgtcaTAAAGTTTCTTTGAGATACCCAAACTAAACAAATGGAGATATGACACTGGTACACTGTAGCGACTACTTGACTTCCCTTGACATCTTATTTGGAGTCTGGATGTTTGGTCAATCTTGCGTCACACTGACTACTGCAGCTGCAAAACTGCGATGAAAAATCTAATTTAACACTGGCTAATTCCTGCATCTCATTGAGCTGAACGTCAATACAGTCAATACAAGCAGCTGACAAATCCAGCCACTTCACCAACAAATCAATAATCAAATCAATAACacagtttgacagtttttttaacGCCAGATGTCCAATACTGCAGGTCATTCATACATATAGTGTATAAATTATAGGACATGCCAGGAGAAGATGATGGTGGCAAGGTGAAAAATTATTTTACCCTCAGGCAGTTTATGCTTTACATTAATGTTTGAGTCTGAGTAGTTGCAGCAGCCTGACTTCAAACTGAAATTGTAAGAAAAATTGTCACTTAATATTCAGTAAATCACTGAATCATCGACACTTGCTTTCTGACTCATTCCTTTGGCTGCCTGTCCCTCGTCCTTCCTCCAGTCCCAGGAGGCGCAGGTACTCCGGGCCCTGGCTGAGAAACGGGACCACGAGCGCGATGTGCTGCTGAAGGCCATGGAGGAGAACAGCAACTTCAGCCGCATGGCCGAGGAGAAGCTCCAGGTGAAGATGGAGCAAATCGAGGAGAACCGGCAGGCTTACCTTGCCGCCATGATGGAGCGCCTGCAGGAGAGGGTAAGGcacaaagatttatttattttttaacattctgtTCATTCATTAAGTGTCCAATTGTATTTTCTAGTTTTAAACTAGTGATTTTCTATTGTAAATCAGGTTGCacaattaaaacttaaaaaatgtaGTAATGTGAAAACCCGGTCGCTAGAAAACAACATTTAGCGACCAGTGTCCAATCAAAAGCAATCAGCTATGTAACCAGGAAGTCACTGTAGCATCACAAACTGTAACGTAACTACTTGTTTATTTACATATGTACATGCATAAATATGCATTTCAGGTTTAGCAAAATTCATGAAAATGGGAAATATCTGATTATGCTAATGTGACTGATGCTGTTTAGCCACTCACACGATCTGATGTTTTGTAATTTGAGGTATATAATTGTGCTTGtgaaaagtaatttaaaataattccaGTCTACATCATTATTAAACAGCATCTTGAGCAAGTGTCAGGTCAGATATGTCAGCATTATTCCGTTAACCACCTCTTTCCCTCTTCACTATGACTGGGTCAtatgttagcaagctaacattagcccgTTCAGTTAGTTTAGTTAGCTACGTAACAGTTACACCTACGCAAGAAGTTGCTAGTTTGTGTGGAGCAAGCAGTTAAATTTAACGATGCATAAATCTACACCAAGGTTAAAGCTAGACCAAGTCTGAACTATGTACCTTTGTTCTGACAGCCCAAAATTGGGAAGCCCCATTCGTCCAAAATTGTCCCACTGGACCGAAAGCCTATTTCTCAGACAGGCCGTTAACCAGAAAAAcacccattgttccaaagtcccaTTTTTCCAAACGCACCCACTCCCTGCAGTTGGTTTCAATTTCCCAGCGGCGTTTGAGCCACTGATCCCCGAGTATTTTTCATCgacctgtccctgcttttccgAAAGGCTTTTGTGCcgccaaatgtgggtgttttaagccaaaacttgATCATTCCCTAACCCCAgccaagtgggttttgtgcctaaacttaaccatgcCTTCACCGCAGCATTATGAGAAATGTAAAGTGTACATAAAGTATCTGTAGATTACAGACACGTACAATGAGAAcatttcttctggcaactgggttgtcTAGCCGCAGGGAGTGTGTATTATCCAGGAAACAGGACTGTGGACAAATGGACTTTCAGTCCAATGGCACTTTTTGTGGACAGACAAGGCTATCAGAACAATGGGCAGCCCCCTGAACTAAGGTGGTTCTGTAAGTGCTCCTGGAGAGGAGCGGGATGACAGAGTGAGGAAAAGTAAAAGAATCAAAAGAAAGATATGTCGGTGGagacaagagaaagaaaagggcAAAGAGGTCTGGTACACCTGCTTGACCTCCGTCAATTGAGCACCATTCAAAGACTAGCTTTGACAGAGACAAAGATGGAGACTTGTGCTTCGAAGGTGGGAGATAAAGAATTAATGAgtgggagagaggaggacaggaggcAGAGAAAGGAGATGAAGTGAGTCAGTGCAAAGGCCAGA is part of the Epinephelus moara isolate mb chromosome 22, YSFRI_EMoa_1.0, whole genome shotgun sequence genome and harbors:
- the stmn2b gene encoding stathmin-2b isoform X1, with the translated sequence MFHIFSTAYKEKMKEISVLSLICSCLYPETRKNIMGDFEDMDIKPINKRASGQAFEVILKPVSPVSDVAHCITTPPKRDISLDDIQKKLDAAEDRRRSQEAQVLRALAEKRDHERDVLLKAMEENSNFSRMAEEKLQVKMEQIEENRQAYLAAMMERLQERERRAQEVRRNKELREEVTA
- the stmn2b gene encoding stathmin-2b isoform X2, producing MAKTAIAYKEKMKEISVLSLICSCLYPETRKNIMGDFEDMDIKPINKRASGQAFEVILKPVSPVSDVAHCITTPPKRDISLDDIQKKLDAAEDRRRSQEAQVLRALAEKRDHERDVLLKAMEENSNFSRMAEEKLQVKMEQIEENRQAYLAAMMERLQERERRAQEVRRNKELREEVTA